The region AAAAAACAAGCATTGCGCCCCCTTAAGCGCTGCGAGTCTCCGCTTTTTTTGTCGCTTGGCAAGCGCTAAAGCCCTCTCATCGAAGTTCGGGAGGCTATGATTTCGACGGACCAACCTGCAGCGCCGACCACGGTCGCACCCAATCGCTGGGCGTTCCTGCGCGTGGTCGTGAGCCTGCGCCTGTGGTGGCGTGAATCGGTCATCGGCACGGTCGACCAGCCCGCGGTCATCGAGAAGCGGCGCGAGGAATGCCTGCTCTCGGCGCGCTACCTGTTCATGACCGCCATGTCGGGCGGCATCGCCATCCTCGGCCTGCTGTTGTCGTCGCCGGCGGTGGTGATCGGCGCAATGCTTCTTTCGCCGCTAATGGGGCCGATCATCGGCCTCGGCTTCGCTCTGGCTGTGGGCGACTACCACTGGTTGAGGCAGGCAGCGGTTTCGCTCGCCTATGGCTCGATCATGGCCATCGCATTGTGCGCGCTGATCGTCTTCTTCTCGCCGCTCCAGACCGTGACCGAGGAAATCGCCTCGCGAACCCGGCCCAATCTGTTCGACCTGCTGGTCGCGATATTCTCCGCGCTTGCCGGTGCCTATGCGATGATCCGCGGGCGCGAGGGCACGATCGTCGGCGTGGCGATCGCGACCGCCTTGATGCCGCCGCTCGCCGTGGTCGGCTTCGGCCTGGCGACTTTCAACTGGACGGTCTTTTCCGGCGCGCTGCTGCTCTACATCACCAACCTTCTCGCGATCGCGCTCACCTCGTGGGCGATGGCGCGCTTCTACGGCTTCCGCTCGACGTTGTCGGAGCGCCAGACGCAGTTCCAGAACTTCAGCGTCATCGCGGTCTTTATCGCGCTCGCCATCCCGCTCGGCTTCTCGCTGCGCTCGATCGCGTGGGAAGCCAATGCACAGCGCATCATCCGCTCCGAGGTGATGGACCCGTTCGACGGGCGAGCGCGCATGTCGGATTTCCAGATCGCCTGGGAATCGGAGCCAATCGGCGTGTCCGCAACGGTCCTGACGCCCGTGCTGATCGAGAACGCCGAATCCCAGATCGCCTACGACCTCGAAGAGCAGCTCGGCCGTCCGGTCTCGCTGATCCTCACCCAGTACCAGGTCGGTACCAGCGCGAGCGCCGCCGAACAGGCGCAGCTCGCCGCGGCCCGCGCGCAGGAAGAGGCCGCAGCCGCCCGGGCCGACGAGCTTGCCGAACGCGTCGCGCTTATCGGCGGGGTCGAGCCGAAGGACGTGATCGTCGATCGCCAGCGTCGCCGCGTGATGGTGCGCGCTCGCGCCCTGCCGGGGGCGAGCCTTGCGACCTATGCGGAACTCGAGCGGCGCATCTCGGCGACCGAACCCGACTGGCAGGTCAATCTCGTCCCGCCGGTCGCCCGCATTCCGGCCTTCTCCTACGATGGTGAGGAATTCACCGAGGCCGAGGAAACCGCACTGACGCTCGCCGCATGGGCATCGGCGCGCAACGGCATGGGCCTCCG is a window of Erythrobacter sp. HKB08 DNA encoding:
- a CDS encoding TIGR00341 family protein yields the protein MISTDQPAAPTTVAPNRWAFLRVVVSLRLWWRESVIGTVDQPAVIEKRREECLLSARYLFMTAMSGGIAILGLLLSSPAVVIGAMLLSPLMGPIIGLGFALAVGDYHWLRQAAVSLAYGSIMAIALCALIVFFSPLQTVTEEIASRTRPNLFDLLVAIFSALAGAYAMIRGREGTIVGVAIATALMPPLAVVGFGLATFNWTVFSGALLLYITNLLAIALTSWAMARFYGFRSTLSERQTQFQNFSVIAVFIALAIPLGFSLRSIAWEANAQRIIRSEVMDPFDGRARMSDFQIAWESEPIGVSATVLTPVLIENAESQIAYDLEEQLGRPVSLILTQYQVGTSASAAEQAQLAAARAQEEAAAARADELAERVALIGGVEPKDVIVDRQRRRVMVRARALPGASLATYAELERRISATEPDWQVNLVPPVARIPAFSYDGEEFTEAEETALTLAAWASARNGMGLRVIGRGDDLEKVRAALAEKGATDIVVVDQRGPVRLEWVAPDGS